In Cotesia glomerata isolate CgM1 linkage group LG1, MPM_Cglom_v2.3, whole genome shotgun sequence, one genomic interval encodes:
- the LOC123261174 gene encoding N-acetyltransferase ESCO2 — protein sequence MLSSSDSGKGESLNTPKRFQKKSFSALSVSSTKRNLFKSDERDKHVSHGSESESDLGPMSPLAVTDSSCESSPGRQYESPFTTPEKSPRFLSLTWDRLRPASCTRDSNSLSPFSSLRRLTRNARSTPRRRFNLNSPSKSSSGSSTPSRRPLFDNVIPETPKDANTNILDAYIEDEIIPETPQKDPNDDTPHKENYHEGKLITPLGSVCKQASIPRLNRRKSVCTQDSIDGSSPEPLKAAKLAATKRHFNESSSSMQSGLKLLKTDENYTIPKARASLFPEEKSTPPQFSALSTKSFYNSSSCVDQKRHSFGFGWRPAEKETKKRHSLPSQKKSGSRKSRFGQINAGVRHGIKRPKIKRRLSPNKSLSKKSPGTVKNPAQTTDSQEINQQNVEADVHVDANIKDSDNIHLVFYQEQKENEPMETNVELMKENKIPASPVHEDPNKRFFKTNRTLKPRHVATVTVNDKIKLKVSDGKIALNQKKSKHVKKKPRLEEAPVTMDASDLTVDEPTIDGKAIDKDVVDLLKVLEDDWADDEYDTMENLALANVNNRSPIKANRGVRDDEILMSPASVLSSMTSEMNIKDQVVPKGQEQSEPVNSEANQKLFPLFTKGYSSNIELFEEAKKTGRGIKRPHGWQLSTKLNGGSDQYQLDVGQKRFGTTQCNECGVVYQIGEPEDENAHLIFHNSIRKLRFNGWKNEHVVYEDEITNSRIITIEPNDPKHCWKKVEEILELINQDLGLNDIEITNCTNRKIYFYIRNKCIVGVLVAESIKEAYKMIPELIDLDCCEETPSPAKCGVNVIWTALSHRRQGIARKLLNILKSHYFYGYIMTIDDLAFSTPSVGGKIFAEKYTGARNFKVYH from the exons ATGTTATCATCGAGTGATAGTGGTAAAGGCGAATCACTGAATACTCCGAAGAGGTTTCAGAAAAAATCATTCAGCGCCTTAAGTGTAAGTTCAAccaaaagaaatttatttaaatcggaTGAACGAGACAAGCATGTTAGCCATGGATCGGAGTCAGAATCTGATCTGGGGCCAATGTCACCGCTGGCTGTTACGGATAGCAGCTGCGAAAGTTCACCAGGTCGGCAATACGAGTCGCCTTTTACTACACCCGAAAAGTCACCACGTTTTTTAAGTCTCACATGGGATCGACTTCGTCCCGCGTCTTGCACTCGTGACAGCAATAGCTTGTCTCCATTCAGCTCTCTCAGAAGATTAACTCGCAACGCACGCTCGACACCGCGGCGTCGCTTTAACTTAAACTCACCTAGTAAATCATCCTCGGGCTCGAGCACACCGAGTCGTCGGCCTCTGTTCGACAATGTCATCCCCGAGACACCAAAAGACGCTAACACAAATATTCTCGATGCTTATATAGAAGACGAAATAATTCCAGAGACACCGCAGAAAGATCCAAACGATGACACGCCACACAAAGAAAATTATCATGAAGGTAAACTCATAACTCCTCTTGGTTCTGTCTGCAAACAAGCATCAATACCGCGCTTAAATAGACGTAAGTCTGTTTGTACGCAAGACTCTATTGATGGATCCTCACCGGAGCCTCTTAAAGCTGCCAAATTAGCAGCTACCAAGAGACATTTTAATGAGTCGTCATCGTCAATGCAGAGTGGCCTCAAGTTACTCAAGACTGATGAAAATTACACAATACCTAAAGCAAGAGCTTCACTATTTCCTGAAGAAAAAAGCACACCCCCGCAATTTTCAGCACTTAGTACAAAATCATTTTACAATAGCTCGAGTTGCGTTGACCAAAAACGTCACTCTTTTGGGTTTGGCTGGCGACCTGCCGaaaaagaaactaaaaaaCGTCACAGTTTGCCGTCCCAGAAAAAATCTGGCTCTCGAAAATCACGTTTTGGTCAAATAAATGCTGGAGTGAGACATGGAATCAAAAGACCTAAAATAAAACGCCGTCTTTCTCCCAATAAATCGCTTAGTAAGAAATCCCCTGGGACGGTAAAAAATCCAGCACAAACTACCGATTCACAGGAAATTAATCAACAGAATGTTGAAGCCGACGTTCATGTTGACGCTAATATTAAAGACAGTGACAATATTCACTTAGTTTTCTATCAAGAGCAAAAAGAAAATGAGCCTATGGAAACAAATGTTGAATTAAtgaaagaaaacaaaattccAGCGTCGCCAGTACACGAAGATCCTaacaaaagattttttaagacaAATAGAACATTGAAACCGCGTCATGTTGCTACTGTTACTGTCAAcgacaaaattaaattaaaggttTCAGATGGTAAGATTGCTCTTAACCAGAAGAAGAGTAAGCATGTCAAAAAGAAGCCGAGGCTAGAAGAGGCACCAGTGACAATGGACGCGTCTGATTTAACGGTTGACGAGCCGACTATCGATGGAAAGGCTATTGATAAAGACGTCGTGGATTTGTTGAAAGTGTTGGAGGATGATTGGGCTGATGACGAGTATGATACTATGGAGAATTTAGCGCTGGCTAATGTCAATAATCGATCACCGATTAAAGCCAATCGTGGTGTTCGCGATGACGAAATTCTTATGTCGCCTGCTAGCGTTCTCAGTTCCATGACTTCGGAAATGAATATTAAGGATCAAGTTGTTCCTAAAGGCCAAGAGCAATCTGAGCCTGTAAATTCTGAAGctaatcaaaaattgtttccTTTGTTTACTAAAGGATACTCAAGTAATATTGAATTGTTTGA agAGGCGAAAAAAACTGGTCGAGGTATAAAACGTCCACATGGATGGCAACTATCAACAAAACTCAATGGTGGTAGTGATCAATATCAATTGGATGTTGGGCAGAAACGTTTTGGTACAACACAATGTAATGAATGTGGTGTTGTTTATCAAATTGGTGAACCAGAAGATGAAAATGCTCATTTGATATTCCATAACAGTATTCGAAAATTACGattcaat GGCTGGAAAAATGAACACGTTGTGTATGAAGATGAAATTACTAACAGCCGTATTATTACAATAGAACCAAATGACCCTAAACATTGCTGGAAGAAAGTCGAAGAGATCCTTGAATTGATCAATCAAGATTTAGGGTTAAATGATATTGAGATAACTAACTGCACAAATAGaaag aTTTACTTTTACATACGAAACAAGTGTATTGTTGGAGTGCTAGTTGCTGAAAGTATCAAAGAGGCTTACAAAATGATACCTGAATTGATTGATTTAGATTGTTGTGAAGAAACTCCATCGCCTGCTAAATGCGGTGTTAATGTTATATGGACTGCTCTGAGTCATCGTAGACAAGGAATtgctagaaaattattaaatatcctTAA atcACATTACTTTTACGGTTACATAATGACCATAGATGACCTTGCATTCTCAACACCTTCAGTTGGAGGAAAAATATTCGCTGAAAAGTACACCGGAGCACGTAACTTCAAAGTTTatcactaa